A section of the Thermodesulfobacteriota bacterium genome encodes:
- the phnE gene encoding phosphonate ABC transporter, permease protein PhnE: MQASSIAARTGAVMQLDEIRRRTNALHPYNLMILLVTALLLAWCWRSTEMSLGKLAEGWGNMHAYLAGNPGIADSGFFPPSASWRQLERYLLSMLETVQMAILALLLSVLIAFPLSFLASKNMLEIMVPGRRAFVPALRRGIYTAVRFFANMSRSINEIIWALLFVAAVGLGPMPGILALGVHTSGVLLKLFSEGIEGIQREPVEALSATGAGFLKVIRYGVLPQVAPHFVSMTLYRLESDVRSATILGFTGAGGIGVFLFDKLKSYENRDVTTILIIIVVTVAVIDRVSALIRARFT; this comes from the coding sequence TTGCAGGCAAGTAGCATCGCCGCCCGGACGGGAGCCGTCATGCAGCTCGACGAGATACGGAGGCGCACCAACGCGCTCCATCCGTACAACCTCATGATCCTGCTGGTGACGGCGCTCCTTCTGGCGTGGTGCTGGCGGTCGACGGAGATGAGCCTGGGGAAGCTGGCGGAAGGGTGGGGGAACATGCACGCCTACCTCGCCGGCAACCCCGGCATCGCCGACAGCGGCTTCTTCCCGCCGTCCGCCTCCTGGAGGCAACTGGAAAGGTATCTCCTTTCCATGCTGGAAACGGTGCAGATGGCGATCCTTGCGCTGCTGCTCTCCGTGCTGATCGCTTTCCCGCTGTCGTTTTTGGCGTCGAAGAACATGCTCGAGATCATGGTCCCGGGGAGGAGGGCGTTCGTACCGGCGCTGCGCCGGGGGATCTACACGGCCGTCCGCTTCTTCGCGAACATGAGCCGGTCCATCAACGAGATCATCTGGGCGCTCCTGTTCGTCGCGGCGGTGGGGCTGGGGCCGATGCCGGGAATCCTGGCGCTGGGAGTGCACACATCGGGCGTCCTGCTCAAGCTGTTTTCGGAAGGGATCGAGGGGATCCAGCGGGAACCGGTGGAAGCGCTGTCCGCGACCGGGGCCGGTTTCCTCAAGGTGATCCGGTACGGCGTGCTGCCGCAGGTCGCGCCGCACTTCGTGTCGATGACGCTCTACCGGCTCGAGTCCGACGTGCGCTCGGCGACGATCCTGGGCTTCACCGGGGCGGGAGGGATCGGGGTATTCCTGTTCGACAAGCTGAAAAGCTACGAAAACCGGGACGTCACCACGATCCTGATCATCATCGTCGTCACCGTGGCGGTCATCGACCGCGTCAGCGCGCTCATCCGCGCGCGCTTCACATAG
- the phnD gene encoding phosphonate ABC transporter substrate-binding protein, whose amino-acid sequence MKHALKIFLAAALAACIPAMAFAAPADWPKKLVFGTIPTESSSHQTDRFENLVRYLESKLGVPVEMKTSTDYAGVITGMQFRHVDFAYFGPKSYVEAAQRANAECFAIEVTEDGSRGYHGLIIAKKGSGIDSIADAKGKVWAFTDPNSTSGTLVPTVLFVKELKLDPQKYFSRVIYSGSHEASMLSIKGGKIDIASTNDLDMKRGEGKMWEREKDFNILWTSKLIPGSPMAYRKDLPESLKKALREAFLSYKDTEGLKKLKLSGYAEVADDMYDPIRDQIEVKKQLAGK is encoded by the coding sequence ATGAAGCACGCGCTCAAAATTTTCCTGGCGGCGGCACTTGCGGCATGCATCCCGGCGATGGCGTTCGCCGCGCCGGCCGACTGGCCGAAGAAGCTCGTGTTCGGCACCATCCCCACGGAATCGTCATCGCACCAGACCGACCGTTTCGAGAACCTGGTCCGGTATCTCGAATCGAAGCTCGGCGTGCCGGTGGAGATGAAGACCTCCACCGACTACGCCGGCGTGATCACCGGGATGCAGTTCAGGCACGTCGATTTCGCCTACTTCGGCCCGAAGTCGTACGTCGAGGCGGCGCAGCGGGCCAACGCGGAATGCTTCGCGATCGAGGTCACCGAGGACGGCTCCCGCGGGTATCACGGCCTGATCATCGCGAAGAAGGGCTCGGGGATCGACAGCATCGCCGACGCCAAGGGGAAGGTATGGGCCTTCACCGATCCCAACTCCACCAGCGGAACGCTGGTGCCGACCGTCCTCTTCGTCAAGGAGCTGAAGCTCGATCCGCAGAAATATTTTTCCCGCGTGATCTACTCCGGCAGCCACGAGGCCTCGATGCTTTCCATCAAGGGCGGGAAGATCGACATCGCCTCGACGAACGACCTGGACATGAAGCGGGGCGAGGGGAAGATGTGGGAGCGGGAGAAGGACTTCAACATCCTGTGGACCTCCAAGCTGATCCCGGGATCGCCGATGGCGTACCGCAAGGACCTTCCCGAATCGCTCAAAAAGGCGCTGAGGGAGGCGTTCCTCTCCTATAAGGACACCGAGGGGCTGAAGAAGCTGAAGCTCTCCGGCTACGCGGAGGTCGCCGACGACATGTACGACCCGATCCGGGACCAGATCGAGGTGAAGAAGCAGCTTGCAGGCAAGTAG